Proteins co-encoded in one Arachis hypogaea cultivar Tifrunner chromosome 13, arahy.Tifrunner.gnm2.J5K5, whole genome shotgun sequence genomic window:
- the LOC112738053 gene encoding DNA-(apurinic or apyrimidinic site) endonuclease 2 isoform X3, translated as MGRRIIVVGDLNIAPSAIDRCDAGPEFDNNEFRRWFRSILTQYKRAKPESILSAHRWKGGRSIKLEGSDHAPVFMTLVDIPDVSLHLLTKDKFLRASKNQSRSVTKAPTMKEDRRGIGG; from the exons ATGGGAAGGAGAATAATTGTTGTTGGTGATCTCAACATTGCGCCATCTGCAATTGATCGATGTGATGCAGGACCTGAGTTTGACAATAATGA GTTTAGAAGATGGTTCAGATCAATATTGACACAGTATAAACGGGCTAAACCTGAAAGCATACTAAG TGCACACAGGTGGAAAGGAGGACGGAGCATTAAGCTAGAAGGATCTGATCATGCCCCAGTTTTTATGACTTTAGTTGATATTCCTGATGTCTCTTTACATC TTTTGACGAAAGACAAGTTTCTGAGGGCATCGAAGAATCAGTCAAGATCTGTGACCAAGGCTCCTACTATGAAGG AAGATAGAAGAGGAATTGGGGGTTAA
- the LOC112738053 gene encoding DNA-(apurinic or apyrimidinic site) endonuclease 2 isoform X2: MGRRIIVVGDLNIAPSAIDRCDAGPEFDNNEFRRWFRSILTQYKRAKPESILSAHRWKGGRSIKLEGSDHAPVFMTLVDIPDVSLHLLTKDKFLRASKNQSRSVTKAPTMKGIHTTEDRRGIGG; the protein is encoded by the exons ATGGGAAGGAGAATAATTGTTGTTGGTGATCTCAACATTGCGCCATCTGCAATTGATCGATGTGATGCAGGACCTGAGTTTGACAATAATGA GTTTAGAAGATGGTTCAGATCAATATTGACACAGTATAAACGGGCTAAACCTGAAAGCATACTAAG TGCACACAGGTGGAAAGGAGGACGGAGCATTAAGCTAGAAGGATCTGATCATGCCCCAGTTTTTATGACTTTAGTTGATATTCCTGATGTCTCTTTACATC TTTTGACGAAAGACAAGTTTCTGAGGGCATCGAAGAATCAGTCAAGATCTGTGACCAAGGCTCCTACTATGAAGG GGATCCACACAACAGAAGATAGAAGAGGAATTGGGGGTTAA
- the LOC112738053 gene encoding DNA-(apurinic or apyrimidinic site) endonuclease 2 isoform X1, with the protein MGRRIIVVGDLNIAPSAIDRCDAGPEFDNNEFRRWFRSILTQYKRAKPESILSAHRWKGGRSIKLEGSDHAPVFMTLVDIPDVSLHRTPSLSSRYVPMVYGLQQTIFLTKDKFLRASKNQSRSVTKAPTMKGIHTTEDRRGIGG; encoded by the exons ATGGGAAGGAGAATAATTGTTGTTGGTGATCTCAACATTGCGCCATCTGCAATTGATCGATGTGATGCAGGACCTGAGTTTGACAATAATGA GTTTAGAAGATGGTTCAGATCAATATTGACACAGTATAAACGGGCTAAACCTGAAAGCATACTAAG TGCACACAGGTGGAAAGGAGGACGGAGCATTAAGCTAGAAGGATCTGATCATGCCCCAGTTTTTATGACTTTAGTTGATATTCCTGATGTCTCTTTACATCGTACTCCCTCTTTATCTTCTAGATATGTTCCCATGGTTTATGGCTTACAGCAAACTATAT TTTTGACGAAAGACAAGTTTCTGAGGGCATCGAAGAATCAGTCAAGATCTGTGACCAAGGCTCCTACTATGAAGG GGATCCACACAACAGAAGATAGAAGAGGAATTGGGGGTTAA